The Triticum dicoccoides isolate Atlit2015 ecotype Zavitan chromosome 6A, WEW_v2.0, whole genome shotgun sequence genome has a window encoding:
- the LOC119317875 gene encoding uncharacterized protein LOC119317875, which produces MDADHGGGVDEAEAAFFARRGSRCCCFPCWPSSAPSSSSALSHQRAGGGAAAATLGGEEEHWWQGAVDALLKVREWSELAAGPRWKTFIRRFGRGPRPHHHAFGGARKLNYDALSYALNFDEGHGATPDAGGDHAGGYRDFSSRFAAPPASAKSSMDLGGRDAPPLFPPPPADGAPRA; this is translated from the coding sequence atggACGCCGACCACGGCGGCGGTGTAGACGAGGCGGAGGCGGCCTTCTTCGCGCGCCGGGGCAGCCGGTGCTGCTGCTTCCCCTGCTGGCCCTCCTCCGCGCCCTCCTCGTCCTCCGCGCTCTCCCACCAgcgcgccggcggcggggcggcggcggcgacgctggGCGGGGAGGAGGAGCACTGGTGGCAGGGTGCGGTGGACGCGCTGCTCAAGGTGCGGGAGTGGTCGGAGCTGGCGGCGGGCCCGCGCTGGAAGACCTTCATCCGGCGCTTCGGCCGCGGCCCCCGCCCGCACCACCACGCCTTCGGCGGCGCCCGCAAGCTCAACTACGACGCGCTCAGCTACGCGCTCAACTTCGACGAGGGCCACGGCGCCACCCCCGACGCCGGCGGCGACCACGCCGGCGGCTACCGCGACTTCTCCTCCCGcttcgccgccccgcccgcctccgCCAAGTCCTCCATGGACCTCGGCGGCCGCGACGCGCCGCCGCTCTTCCCCCCGCCGCCCGCCGACGGCGCCCCGCGGGCCTGA